Proteins found in one Leishmania major strain Friedlin complete genome, chromosome 35 genomic segment:
- a CDS encoding putative dolichol kinase (previous protein_id=AAZ14516.1): MQAGSILVLCTVALTSEHGESRLLMPLIFLSERCLDHAMNLGHSPILFYASTLLSYLSLVAAKAERRGKSPRDRNVVAETVLYAVVGLAVVFFIVRDRVISLGGIAYVLSGYIFFLKMLPVIGDNEAILIGSLVGFYFCDICVNNNLSFDGGRESVLSLNAPGYRTSYPHIASRGMILCAIYIVILVSVLSRWCLIPTNKNSKSSRRRVSRKRISIIFWVSNAVVGVILALLISYQFRDNVLRWLFAYFVSSRFRMWTLVCWFTLLPFAVYLVDALSMQLRPTVRRKLFHFIGVVAFTPATMIDPPFMAFAFSTAISLCVLVEVARYYNVYGSECISRFMARHIDDREHIDSVVRTHIYLLVGFGISLMMRCRQLSIDGPPVPAIIELSVNIIPGIVSLGIVDACAAITGSSLFLSSRRTLGRYLKNGLFTERANASITHKTTTGTLGGLVCGLVFWGVILAIAEVPITGPALYSFTMIAACTLTECFIDGVDNLQLPLVVLGAVNNLFALLLPVEDLWVNPAIRRPNPTTARSMANALASPWKGFSSPVTNS, encoded by the coding sequence ATGCAGGCGGGCAGCATTCTTGTTCTCTGTACCGTGGCCCTCACGTCGGAGCACGGTGAAAGTCGGCTGCTAATGCCGCTTATTTTCTTGTCCGAGCGCTGCCTTGATCACGCGATGAATCTCGGACACTCGCCGATTCTGTTCTATGCTTCGACACTCCTTTCCTACCTCTCTTTGGTCGCTGCAAAGGCCGAGAGGCGCGGGAAGTCGCCGCGTGACCGAAACGTAGTCGCCGAGACGGTCCTCTacgccgtcgtcggcttGGCGGTGGTCTTTTTCATTGTGCGGGATAGGGTCATATCCCTCGGCGGCATCGCGTACGTCTTGTCAGGATACATTTTCTTCTTGAAGATGTTGCCCGTGATCGGCGACAACGAGGCGATCCTCATCGGCTCCCTTGTTGGCTTTTACTTCTGCGACATTTGCGTCAACAACAACCTTAGCTTCGACGGTGGTCGGGAGTCGGTGTTATCGCTGAACGCGCCAGGGTACCGGACGTCGTACCCGCACATTGCGAGTCGCGGCATGATTCTGTGCGCCATCTACATCGTCATACTCGTCTCCGTTCTTTCGAGATGGTGCCTCATCCCGACCAACAAAAACTCCAAGTCGTCGCGCCGTCGCGTCAGCCGCAAGCGCATCAGCATCATCTTCTGGGTGTCGAACGCGGTGGTCGGGGTCATCCTGGCCCTTCTCATTAGCTACCAGTTTCGCGACAACGTTCTTCGCTGGCTCTTCGCCTACTTTGTCTCCAGCCGCTTCCGCATGTGGACACTCGTATGCTGGTttacgctgctgccgttcgCAGTGTACCTCGTGGACGCGCTATCTATGCAGCTTCGGCCAACGGTGCGTCGTAAGCTGTTCCACTtcatcggcgtcgtcgctTTCACTCCGGCGACTATGATTGATCCGCCATTTATGGCGTTCGCGTTCTCCACGGCTATCAGCTTATGCGTCttggtggaggtggcgcgaTACTACAATGTGTACGGCTCTGAGTGCATATCGCGCTTCATGGCTCGCCACATCGACGACCGCGAGCACATCGATAGCGTCGTGCGCACCCACATTTACCTCCTCGTCGGGTTTGGCATCTCTCTGATGATGCGCTGCAGGCAATTATCGATCGATGGCCCGCCGGTCCCAGCCATCATCGAGCTCTCCGTCAACATAATTCCAGGCATTGTTTCGCTTGGCATCGTTGACGCGTGCGCGGCCATCACCGGGAGCTCGTTGTTTCTGAGCTCCCGACGTACGCTTGGACGATACCTCAAGAACGGGCTCTTCACAGAGCGCGCTAACGCGTCAATCACGCACAAGACAACCACCGGCACCCTGGGGGGACTTGTGTGTGGCTTGGTTTTCTGGGGCGTGATTCTCGCGATCGCTGAAGTCCCCATCACAGGCCCTGCGCTCTATTCGTTCACCATGATTGCCGCGTGCACTCTGACCGAGTGCTTCATCGACGGCGTCGACAACCTGCAGCTGCCTTTGGTCGTGCTAGGGGCTGTGAACAACCTGTTCGCACTACTGCTACCGGTGGAGGATTTGTGGGTAAACCCTGCCATCAGACGGCCTAACCCCACAACGGCGAGGTCGATGGCCAATGCCTTAGCGTCGCCGTGGAAGGGCTTCTCTTCCCCTGTGACGAATTCTTGA
- a CDS encoding conserved hypothetical protein (previous protein_id=AAZ14517.1) has protein sequence MSSEPKPAEAAPPPASIEEHEPAPSTFSESTADGAALSRKKQKKANKVMQRIRVVDGSVDVRVQHTNDDSVVSKRSAVAHEYIRDKFLRHFVKKPSRRSPLVNRGYYLRMAVMTDLVVRLVQSYLEAPERRAAVYEGAPCPPPVQVLSLGAGYDTLAFRLLLDSVDVFNMDEKRPGAPASSSCPSPSTPVSFAGGEVLFIDVDFPAVLKSKAALMAAAPPKTFPADWHMTPQSEECPIRSPHYAAVGVDLRIASAELLPRLHQHGPTGFAATNPTIIYAECVMQYMPHEDAVQLLGLLATSFPNAVVMAYDQVSPFDSFGHVMQYSLRQKSSPLLGIQACPDGAHMTRRAYAAGMRRAWWGDFYRISTFCLAGAELGRVEALEDFDELEEWSEMCEHYGVTMAVTPAAWDSVITNCCAAHSAFVEYSIDGVACSKSGESVPQNVGRFKVELHNWPSARYGFEGWGNGGVAVEPLANGDRLLVSFGGFVAGKQHQRVSTVYAHSLQEGELRVVVAGEDSEGVATAEPTARAAHPPPLVFHTFSRVAPRTFLVWGGRTNPSAPSNEAFLLTLDVPRMVGLDTTVVARWRALSVRCDNGRRCCPSPRYRHSMVSLGSTGDEATLLLVGGKAAGANAAAALECFRVTVCMRRFSISYEALDCAAANGLSPPPLHSAAATALSHDTVLVSGGVLLGQNACNPHLWQLRLSTKEWSRVPVRLGEGRYSHSLTPVTVNHQDYLLVLGGSSWTEKSRLPPALLVPRSLLSSSTGGEAAPAVAVTVSLPADAPWWSRHSCVALGEGVVGVVGGGYTCFSFGTFAAKPKLLCLGDAVDESAWRSITALTASANVGRGIGATNSTAQEPAYSYDELLSKPWSAVREVMHYSAAAFLEAATASAQPVVFRNVPLGSCLSTWGSSAYLKEAEGNATVSVHVSVGSPQLDFVRKNFAFRHVTLAQLVQHVEDATQLFRTTRGTPSETWYYRSVAAHMKTERSNLWTDFPALGTDFVLPPGAKEYIEPRLHQSCLRMSAPPLQLWTHYDVLDNVLCQIVGTKRVVLFPPREYNNLYVTGSSSAVLNVDAPDLVRYPRLIAACKAAQEVVLRPGDMLFIPAMWFHHITTLLPDAESAESAEGTAMAPYNMSVNVFYRHFSDTAVYDPKDLYGNKDILAVTRIREDLQSAVYDVLGKVRLTPASDAPHVPSNYVEFALRHFLQDLERTVAAMADAHHDT, from the coding sequence ATGAGCAGCGAGCCCAAAccagcagaggcggcgcctccaccggcgtCGATAGAGGAGCACGAGCCGGCACCTTCAACTTTCTCCGAGTCGACTGCTGACGGGGCAGCGCTGTCGCGTAAGAAGCAAAAGAAAGCGAACAAGGTGATGCAGAGGATCAGAGTGGTCGACGGCAGCGTTGACGTGCGAGTGCAACACACGAACGACGACAGCGTTGTCAGCAAGCGCTCTGCCGTGGCACACGAGTATATCCGCGACAAGTTTCTGCGACATTTTGTGAAGAAGCCGTCACGACGCTCGCCGCTGGTCAACCGCGGCTACTACCTGCGCATGGCGGTGATGACAGATCTTGTAGTTCGACTCGTCCAGAGCTATCTGGAAGCCCCGGAGCGGCGGGCCGCAGTCTACGAGGGCGCACCGTGCCCTCCACCTGTTCAGGTTCTCTCCTTAGGCGCTGGCTATGACACGTTGGCTTTTCGACTCCTGCTGGACTCTGTGGATGTTTTTAATATGGATGAAAAACGTCCTGGCGCGCcagcgtcttcgtcgtgcCCGTCGCCGTCCACACCCGTTTCCTTTGCCGGAGGGGAGGTGCTTTTCATCGACGTGGATTTTCCCGCGGTGCTAAAGTCGAAAGCAGCACTCATGGCTGCCGCCCCTCCGAAGACCTTTCCGGCAGACTGGCACATGACGCCGCAGAGCGAGGAATGCCCGATTCGAAGTCCTCACTAcgccgccgttggcgtcgATCTCCGTATCGCctcggcggagctgctgccgcgcctccaCCAGCACGGCCCCACCGGGTTCGCGGCGACGAACCCGACCATCATTTATGCGGAGTGTGTCATGCAGTACATGCCACATGAGgatgcggtgcagctgctcgggCTCCTGGCCACAAGTTTCCCAAACGCCGTCGTTATGGCGTACGACCAGGTATCGCCTTTCGACAGCTTCGGCCATGTCATGCAATACTCGTTGCGCCAAAAGAGCAGCCCACTGCTGGGCATTCAGGCCTGCCCGGACGGGGCGCACATGACGCGCCGTGCATACGCGGCAGGCATGCGTCGCGCGTGGTGGGGGGACTTCTACCGCATCTCAACTTTTTGCTTAGCTGGTGCGGAGCTGGGGCGGGTGGAGGCCCTGGAGGACTTTGACGAACTCGAGGAGTGGAGCGAGATGTGCGAGCACTACGGCGTCACCATGGCAGTTACGCCAGCGGCGTGGGACTCGGTAATCACGAACTGCTGTGCTGCCCACAGCGCCTTTGTGGAGTACTCGATTGATGGTGTGGCATGCAGCAAGAGTGGTGAGTCTGTGCCACAAAACGTGGGGCGTTTCAAGGTCGAGCTGCACAATTGGCCCTCGGCGCGCTACGGCTTCGAGGGGTGGggcaacggcggcgtggcagtCGAGCCTTTAGCAAACGGCGACCGTCTCCTCGTCTCTTTTGGCGGCTTCGTCGCGGGaaagcagcaccagcgcgtcAGTACCGTGTACGCGCACAGCCTGCAAGAGGGGGAGCTGCGTGTCGTTGTCGCCGGCGAGGACAGCGAGGGCGTGGCGACAGCTGAACCAACGGCCCGCGCGGCGCATCCCCCACCGTTGGTGTTTCACACCTTCTCCCGTGTGGCCCCGCGCACGTTCCTCGTTTGGGGCGGCCGCACGAAtccgtctgcgccgtccaaCGAAGCCTTTTTGCTCACTCTCGATGTGCCGCGCATGGTTGGTCTAGACACTACCGTTGTGGCGCGCTGGAGGGCGCTGAGCGTACGCTGTGACAACGGacgccggtgctgcccgTCCCCTCGCTATCGCCACAGCATGGTGAGTCTCGGCAGCACGGGAGATGAGGCGACACTTCTACTGGTGGGCGGCAAAGCTGCGGgcgccaacgccgcggcggcgctggagtgCTTTCGCGTTACTGTGTGCATGCGCCGCTTCAGCATCTCCTACGAGGCACTGgactgcgccgcggcgaacGGCctttcgccgcctccgctgcactcggccgcagccacagcacTCTCGCACGACACAGTACTTGTCTCTGGCGGGGTCCTGTTGGGGCAGAATGCGTGCAATCCGCATCtgtggcagctgcggcttTCCACGAAGGAGTGGTCCCGCGTGCCGGTGCGGCTCGGTGAAGGCCGTTACTCCCACTCGCTAACTCCCGTCACTGTGAACCATCAAGACTACCTCCTCGTGCTGgggggcagcagctggaCGGAGAAATCCCGCTTACCGCCAGCTCTGCTAGTCCCACGCTCTCTTCTCAGTAGCAGTACAGGCGGTGAAGCTGCGCCAGCCGTTGCCGTCACGGTGTCGCTCCCAGCAGATGCGCCATGGTGGTCGCGCCATTCGTGCGTTGCCCTCGGCGAAGGTGTGGTAGGTGTCGTTGGTGGCGGCTATACTTGCTTCTCCTTCGGCACGTTCGCCGCAAAGCCGAAGCTGCTCTGCCTCGGGGATGCTGTCGATGAGAGCGCGTGGCGCTCCATCACTGCACTAACTGCCAGCGCGAACGTGGGGCGGGGCATCGGCGCCACAAACTCAACTGCGCAGGAGCCCGCGTACTCGTATGACGAACTCCTTTCGAAGCCGTGGTCCGCTGTGCGTGAGGTGATGCACTACAGCGCAGCCGCGTTTCTGGAGGCAGCTACTGCGTCCGCGCAGCCCGTCGTGTTCCGCAACGTCCCTCTTGGCTCGTGTCTGTCCACCTGGGGCTCCTCAGCGTACTTGAAAGAGGCTGAAGGGAACGCTACGGTGTCGGTGCACGTGAGCGTGGGGTCGCCACAGCTGGACTTTGTGCGCAAGAACTTTGCATTCCGTCACGTGACGCTagcgcagctggtgcagcacgtCGAGGACGCGACGCAGCTCTTTCGCACGACCCGTGGCACGCCAAGCGAGACGTGGTACTACCGCTCCGTTGCCGCTCACATGAAGACCGAGCGCTCCAACTTGTGGACGGACTTCCCAGCACTGGGCACGGACTTTGTGCTACCACCTGGCGCGAAGGAGTACATTGAGCCACGACTGCATCAGTCCTGTTTGCGCATGAgcgccccgccgctgcagctttgGACGCACTATGACGTGCTGGACAACGTCCTCTGCCAAATTGTCGGCACGAAGCGTGTGGTTCTGTTCCCGCCGAGAGAGTATAACAACCTGTACGTGACgggcagctcctcggcggtgctgaATGTGGACGCCCCGGATCTCGTGCGCTACCCTCGCCTTATTGCAGCTTGCAAAGCGGCGCAGGAGGTCGTCCTGCGACCAGGCGACATGCTCTTCATCCCTGCCATGTGGTTTCACCACATTACGACGCTGTTGCCGGACGCCGAGTCGGCGGAGAGCGCTGAAGGGACGGCGATGGCCCCATACAACATGAGCGTCAACGTCTTCTATCGCCATTTCAGCGACACAGCCGTCTACGATCCGAAGGACCTGTACGGGAACAAGGACATCCTGGCAGTCACGCGCATTCGCGAGGACCTGCAATCAGCTGTGTACGATGTGCTGGGCAAGGTGCGTCTCACACCGGCCAGTGACGCTCCGCACGTGCCGTCCAACTACGTCGAGTTCGCGCTGCGGCATTTTTTGCAGGACCTGGAAAGGACCGTGGCAGCGATGGCAGACGCGCATCACGACACGTGA
- a CDS encoding conserved hypothetical protein (previous protein_id=AAZ14515.1), producing the protein MQAQPNTSFIGDLLRLFRIELCRSIFVAQNDDGAIGYSDDTALSATGVRPDGEESMDSDRPNKLKDGSALCAGGNLTRAYFEEAESLRRAKAFLTTAVAKSTSGESLLLLQRSIEDKDEQIVWYEAELERVRRQFDQVSDECRQLRQKLEVDAQEAASIQRQLQRELQILHVENKDVQLQLFRLRKQMAGGNSNQLKEGYRQLKLSKIAQTQSLFDEGDERVVLLVLLGQVESRVNEILDAYDNEYVLTPEALRRDLRNRMAENVVVLLEDMHFCDTAYRRLVAARCSGGNNKSSVAAGDNVDEPDVHRIPLELVHTGNDEEAPDETDGFVAILFDQRVYEHFQARHALQARLQQYQAMSNASSGQAKDTQPAPSSETDPVYPDPSTLRQETQTTVTPETTHDKRGSCLRGRAHSRAEQSGALPRPATEHQDTVGGGDTAGALEPHPLWPATDLLPLSATSDGSPLSSSPAPTLPTHSSRATLTALPGMPAAHRGPLLERASRAQRAQWVANILGPSATSVAFTIPRPNSEQADVVVVQRRLPEVVPAEAAMQRVLRHPMEELSSERFLSTVEVFTGEDPVQQKLLCRMNYVDPSLAIQVPDTTNFVKVKYAHAENARAVAAAGPAARGSTASQSASESSNGGAGGGSGVYGGNPSLRLFKELGSKSLVENNPGLQYRAGAVSSTTASTVAFQRLNPLSPDRAPEWLLYKQLFGAYRSLTPRMIEVTTIDHLMACASERFFIRMEYRYDECLARAAQQCANLQLRRDMAERLFKDMYVLSDFQEALVDELEARYGYPELVAKTLYEILCYLDAVVEKDSVLAAYLDVIRGFVSPTQVHFVSYMLYHLSYCWPSADPTVAVAADEVRTVFDYLYRNASPMLLIDPENIFKDYNMASRSAPLTFVSMRQFLASAMVHMEEPLLLLLHGSFHAYTQRKATDEITWDTYEAVIAKCGRMKEERRSLVRFLASGLGVNRRTFASLQQLTFLAASAWSSNFWV; encoded by the coding sequence ATGCAGGCGCAGCCGAACACCTCCTTCATTGGCGACTTGCTGCGGCTCTTTCGCATCGAGCTCTGTCGCTCCATATTTGTGGCCCagaacgacgacggcgccataGGTTATAGCGACGACACGGCTCTCTCTGCCACCGGGGTGCGCCCCGATGGAGAAGAGAGCATGGACAGCGACCGGCCGAACAAGTTGAAGGACGGTTCTGCCTTGTGTGCGGGCGGAAACCTGACACGGGCCTACTTTGAAGAGGCGGAATCCCTGCGGCGCGCAAAGGCGTTTTTGACGACTGCCGTGGCGAAGAGCACCTCCGGCGAGTCCCttctgctcctgcagcgcagcatAGAGGACAAAGATGAGCAAATCGTCTGGTATGAGGCGGAGCTTGAGCGAGTTCGGCGACAGTTCGATCAGGTGAGCGACGAGTGCCGACAGCTTCGCCAGAAGCTGGAGGTGGACGCGCAGGAGGCCGCCTCCATACAGCGGCAGCTACAGCGCGAGCTTCAGATCCTCCACGTCGAAAACAAGGATGTGCAGCTACAGCTCTTCCGACTGCGCAAACAGATGGCGGGTGGCAATTCAAACCAACTCAAGGAGGGGTATCGGCAGCTGAAGCTGAGCAAAATCGCGCAGACGCAGAGCTTGTTTGACGAGGGTGATGAgcgggtggtgctgctggtgctgcttgGGCAGGTAGAGAGTCGCGTGAACGAGATCTTGGACGCTTACGACAACGAATACGTACTCACACCAGAAGCGTTGCGGCGGGACCTGCGGAATAGGATGGCCGAGAATGTTGTGGTCCTCCTGGAGGACATGCACTTTTGCGACACAGCATACCGGCGCCTGGTcgcagcgcgctgcagtggcggcaacAATAAGAGCTCGGTGGCGGCTGGCGACAACGTTGATGAACCAGACGTGCACCGAATCCCTCTGGAGCTCGTCCACACTGGTaacgacgaggaggcccCGGATGAGACGGATGGGTTCGTGGCCATTTTGTTTGACCAACGTGTGTATGAGCACTTTCAGGCACGGCACGCGTTGCAGGCGCGTCTGCAGCAGTACCAGGCGATGAGCAATGCTAGTTCAGGGCAGGCGAAGGACACGCAGCCAGCGCCCAGTAGCGAGACGGACCCCGTGTACCCGGATCCATCGACGTTGCGTCAAGAAACGCAGACCACGGTAACACCGGAGACGACGCACGACAAACGCGGCTCCTGCTTGCGTGGACGGGCGCATTCGAGGGCCGAGCAAAGCGGCGCGTTGCCGCGGCCGGCCACGGAACACCAAGACACCgtgggtggcggcgacacggcTGGAGCGCTAGAGCCGCATCCGCTTTGGCCCGCAACGGACCTTCTACCGCTTTCTGCGACTTCTGACGGCTCCCCGTTGTCGTCATCACCGGCGCCCACGCTGCCGACGCATAGCAGCAGGGCTACCCTGACAGCGCTGCCAGGCATGCCTGCTGCCCACCGGGGGCCGTTACTGGAGAGGGCTAGCCGAGCTCAGCGTGCACAATGGGTCGCCAACATTCTCGGAccctccgccacctccgtcGCCTTCACCATCCCGCGGCCCAACTCGGAGCAGGCagatgtggtggtggtgcagcggaggTTACCCGAGGTGGTGCCGGCCGAGGCGGCCATGCAGCGCGTTTTGCGGCACCCCATGGAGGAGCTCAGCAGCGAGCGATTCCTTTCCACTGTTGAGGTGTTCACCGGCGAGGACCCGGTGCAGCAGAAGCTGCTGTGCCGTATGAACTACGTCGACCCCTCGCTGGCCATTCAAGTACCCGACACAACCAACTTTGTGAAGGTCAAGTATGCCCACGCTGAGAACGCGCgcgcggtggccgcggcTGGGCCGGCTGCGAGGGGCTCAACGGCGTCCCAATCGGCTTCCGAGTCGAGTaatggcggagctggaggcggctcTGGCGTTTACGGTGGAAACCCTAGCCTTCGCCTTTTCAAGGAGCTCGGCAGCAAGAGTCTTGTCGAGAACAACCCAGGGCTGCAGTACCGCGCCGGCGCAGTAAGCTCGACGACGGCCTCGACCGTCGCTTTCCAGCGGCTGAACCCGCTCTCGCCCGACCGTGCGCCGGAGTGGCTGCTGTACAAGCAGCTGTTCGGGGCCTACCGCTCCCTCACGCCGCGTATGATTGAGGTGACCACCATCGATCACCTCATGGCCTGCGCCTCGGAGCGCTTTTTCATTCGCATGGAGTATCGCTACGACGAGTGCCtcgcgcgtgcagcgcagcagtgtgcgaacctgcagctgcgccgagATATGGCGGAGCGACTCTTCAAGGACATGTACGTGCTCAGCGACTTTCAGGAGGCGTTAGTCGACGAGCTTGAGGCGCGGTACGGTTATCCGGAGCTGGTGGCGAAAACGCTGTACGAAATTCTGTGCTACCTGGATGCTGTGGTCGAGAAGGACAGCGTCCTGGCTGCCTACCTCGACGTGATTCGCGGCTTTGTGTCCCCGACGCAGGTGCACTTCGTGTCGTATATGTTGTACCATCTGAGTTACTGCTGGCCCTCCGCCGACCCTACCGTTGCagtcgccgccgacgaggtGCGCACCGTCTTCGACTACCTTTACCGCAACGCCTCCCCGATGCTTCTGATTGACCCGGAGAACATCTTTAAGGACTACAATATGGCCTCTCGCTCTGCACCGCTGACTTTCGTCAGCATGCGGCAGTTTCTCGCCTCAGCGATGGTGCACATGGAAGAGCCGCTTCTGCTACTCCTGCACGGCAGCTTCCATGCGTACACGCAGCGAAAGGCAACGGATGAGATTACTTGGGACACGTACGAGGCCGTTATCGCGAAGTGCGGCCGCATGAAGGAGGAACGGCGGAGTCTTGTGCGCTTTCTCGCCAGCGGGCTCGGCGTCAACCGGCGTACGTTTGCCTCTCTACAGCAGCTCACCTTTCTGGCAGCCAGCGCGTGGAGTTCCAATTTCTGGGTCTGA
- a CDS encoding conserved hypothetical protein (previous protein_id=AAZ14514.1) has protein sequence MQGEVDATTFSLRPDHHHKFRPNELKPIAKSVLESRLEDQEYNADEIQSISKEIADTVRDKIRSKDLERYKIIVHCMIGEQRGEGMRTGCKMFWDSDTDNYFEEVYVSKHLFAAVTVFGVYQY, from the coding sequence ATGCAGGGGGAAGTCGACGCCACTACCTTTTCGCTCCGACcggaccaccaccacaagtTCCGCCCGAATGAACTGAAGCCGATTGCGAAGTCGGTGCTCGAGAGTCGCCTGGAAGACCAGGAGTACAACGCCGATGAGATCCAGAGCATTAGCAAGGAGATAGCCGACACTGTGCGGGACAAGATTCGCTCGAAAGACCTGGAGCGCTACAAGATCATTGTGCACTGCATGATTGGCGAGCAGCGTGGCGAGGGTATGCGGACGGGGTGCAAGATGTTCTGGGACTCCGATACGGACAATTACTTTGAGGAGGTGTACGTGAGCAAACACCTGTTtgcggcggtgacggtgtTTGGTGTTTATCAATACTGA